One stretch of Brevibacillus laterosporus DNA includes these proteins:
- a CDS encoding phage tail protein: MTIQRERPGVNVELKAKAQERVLPKSGVVLVPYLAEWGAPDQVITMKGYEERVAETFGHIGILELAAEGGATVLGYRMTSGNGVAASYTQSDSFTLEARYPGLVGNDLQISIKESTVELGKKELQVKGPIKTEKFSFANVDELVTKAEQSIYIKVKKLGDKVAEETMMISLEGGTSGITSLTANDFTTLFNSISGTDFDAMYLPSADVAIQAAAKQFMSDRELFSKKRSTLVIGGLKDKDNNMNEHVQRSVANNSRRVVNCAIAGQHVNGKTYGSLEWAAWLAGMIAATPAHISLSAQLVPLKKAEKDWGHTDIQAALNSGTLIAVRDGDVYLIESAVNTLTTLKAAEREDFGKIRVSMTLDQIVNDITSVGKKYKGKLDNNDIGGATFVGAVKTYLEVREAQGAIDQGWIFEDKKNGIGDKRGFRLAAKPLDAIEIFDIEWEVL, translated from the coding sequence ATGACAATCCAACGTGAACGACCAGGTGTAAACGTAGAATTAAAGGCAAAAGCGCAAGAACGGGTATTACCAAAAAGCGGTGTGGTACTTGTACCATATCTAGCTGAATGGGGAGCTCCTGATCAAGTCATCACCATGAAAGGCTATGAAGAGCGCGTAGCAGAAACCTTTGGACATATCGGAATCTTGGAGCTAGCAGCAGAAGGCGGTGCTACCGTACTTGGTTATCGTATGACGAGCGGAAATGGCGTTGCAGCCAGCTATACGCAATCTGATTCCTTTACCTTAGAAGCTCGTTATCCAGGATTAGTTGGTAACGATCTACAAATCTCTATCAAAGAATCCACAGTTGAATTAGGTAAAAAGGAATTACAAGTCAAAGGTCCGATAAAAACAGAAAAATTCTCTTTTGCTAACGTGGACGAGCTCGTGACAAAAGCAGAGCAATCTATTTATATCAAAGTGAAAAAGTTGGGTGACAAAGTAGCAGAAGAGACAATGATGATTTCACTCGAAGGTGGAACAAGTGGTATTACTTCGCTAACAGCTAATGACTTTACTACCTTATTTAACTCCATCTCTGGTACAGATTTTGACGCAATGTATTTGCCATCAGCTGATGTTGCAATCCAAGCAGCAGCAAAACAATTCATGTCCGACCGCGAACTTTTTAGCAAAAAACGTAGCACGCTAGTAATCGGAGGTTTGAAAGATAAAGATAACAACATGAACGAGCATGTACAGCGTTCTGTTGCTAACAATTCTCGCCGTGTTGTGAACTGCGCTATTGCAGGTCAACATGTGAACGGTAAGACTTATGGAAGCCTAGAATGGGCAGCATGGCTTGCTGGAATGATCGCTGCTACCCCTGCGCACATTTCTCTGAGTGCACAGCTGGTTCCGTTGAAAAAAGCGGAAAAAGACTGGGGGCATACTGATATTCAGGCAGCACTTAACTCTGGCACATTGATTGCAGTGCGTGATGGTGACGTGTACTTGATCGAAAGTGCGGTCAATACCTTAACAACGCTGAAAGCAGCAGAACGAGAGGATTTTGGTAAAATTCGTGTCTCCATGACGCTGGATCAGATTGTTAATGACATTACTTCTGTAGGCAAAAAGTATAAAGGTAAATTGGATAACAACGATATTGGTGGTGCGACGTTCGTTGGTGCGGTAAAGACTTATCTCGAAGTGCGTGAAGCTCAAGGAGCTATTGACCAAGGATGGATTTTTGAAGATAAGAAAAATGGGATTGGTGACAAACGTGGTTTCCGTTTAGCGGCCAAACCACTTGATGCTATTGAGATTTTCGATATTGAATGGGAGGTGCTGTAA